Proteins encoded together in one Bos indicus isolate NIAB-ARS_2022 breed Sahiwal x Tharparkar chromosome 25, NIAB-ARS_B.indTharparkar_mat_pri_1.0, whole genome shotgun sequence window:
- the SCNN1G gene encoding amiloride-sensitive sodium channel subunit gamma: protein MAPGEKIKAKIKKNLPVTGPQAPNIKELMQWYCLNTNTHGCRRIVVSRGRLRRLLWILFTLTAVALIFWQCALLISSFYTVSVSIKVHFQKLDFPAVTICNINPYKYSAVRHLLADLEQETRAALKTLYGFSEITSRKRREAQSWSSVRKGTDPKFLNLAPLMAFEKGDTGKARDFFTGRKRKVNARIIHKASDVMHIHNSKEVVGFQLCSNDTSDCAVYTFSSGVNAIQEWYKLHYMNIMAQVSQEKKINMSYSADELLVTCFFDGVSCDARNFTLFHHPMYGNCYTFNNRQNETILSTSMGGSEFGLQVILYINEEEYNPFLVSSTGAKVIIHRQDEYPFVEDVGTEIETAMATSIGMHLTESFKLSDPYSQCTEDWSDVQITNIYNATYSLQICLHSCFQAKMVENCGCAQYSQPLPRGADYCNYQQHPNWMYCYYQLHQAFVREELGCQSVCKEACSFKEWTLTTSLAQWPSEVSEKWLLSILTWDQSQQIKKKLNKTDLAKLLIFYKDLNQRSIMENPANSIEQLLSNIGGQLGLWMSCSVVCVIEIIEVFFIDSLSIIARHQWHKAKGWWARRRAPACPEAPRAPQGRDNPSLDIDDDLPTFTSALSLPPAPGSQVPGTPPPRYNTLRLERAFSSQLTDTQVPAES, encoded by the exons ATGGCTCCTGGAGAGAAGATCAAAGCCAAAATCAAGAAGAATCTGCCCGTGACGGGACCTCAGGCACCTAACATCAAAGAGCTGATGCAGTGGTACTGTCTGAACACCAACACCCACGGCTGCCGCCGCATCGTGGTGTCGCGTGGCCGCCTCCGGCGCCTGCTCTGGATTCTCTTCACGCTGACGGCCGTGGCCCTCATTTTCTGGCAGTGTGCCCTCCTCATCTCATCCTTCTACACCGTCTCTGTCTCCATCAAAGTCCACTTCCAAAAGCTGGATTTtcctgcggtcaccatctgcaacaTCAACCCTTACAA GTACAGTGCTGTGCGCCACCTCCTAGCTGACTTGGAACAGGAGACCAGAGCAGCCTTGAAGACCCTGTATGGCTTTTCAGAGATTACGTCTCGGAAACGCCGAGAGGCACAGTCCTGGAGTTCAGTCAGGAAGGGCACTGATCCCAAATTCCTCAACCTAGCCCCACTGATGGCCTTTGAGAAGGGTGATACAGGCAAGGCCAGGGACTTCTTCACGGGACGGAAGCGGAAAGTCAACGCAAGAATCATTCACAAGGCATCAGATGTCATGCATATCCACAATTCCAAGGAGGTGGTGGGATTCCAGCTG TGTTCTAATGACACATCGGACTGTGCGGTCTACACCTTCAGCTCAGGGGTCAATGCTATCCAGGAGTGGTACAAGCTGCACTACATGAACATCATGGCCCAGGTGTCTCAGGAGAAGAAAATCAACATGAGCTACTCTGCTGACGAGCTGCTGGTCACTTGCTTCTTTGACGGGGTGTCCTGCGATGCCAG GAACTTCACGCTTTTCCACCATCCAATGTATGGGAATTGCTACACATTCAACAATAGACAAAATGAGACTATCCTCAGCACCTCCATGGGAGGCAGTGAATTTG GGCTGCAGGTCATCCTGTACATAAATGAAGAAGAGTACAACCCCTTCCTGGTGTCCTCCACTGGGGCTAAGGTGATTATCCATCGGCAGGACGAATACCCCTTCGTTGAGGACGTGGGAACGGAGATTGAGACGGCCATGGCCACCTCCATAGGAATGCACCTG ACGGAGTCCTTCAAGCTGAGTGATCCCTACAGCCAGTGCACGGAGGACTGGAGTGACGTGCAGATCACGAACATCTACAATGCCACGTATTCCCTCCAG ATCTGCCTTCACTCGTGCTTCCAGGCAAAGATGGTAGAGAACTGCGGATGTGCCCAGTACAGTCAGCCTCTACCTCGGGGAGCTGACTACTGCAACTACCAGCAGCACCCCAACTGGA TGTACTGCTACTACCAGCTGCACCAGGCTTTCGTCCGGGAAGAGCTGGGCTGCCAGTCGGTGTGCAAGGAAGCCTGCAG CTTTAAGGAGTGGACACTGACCACCAGCCTGGCACAGTGGCCATCGGAGGTCTCCGAG AAATGGTTGCTGTCTATTCTCACCTGGGACCAAAGCCAGCAAATAAAGAAGAAACTCAACAA GACAGACTTGGCCAAACTCTTGATATTCTACAAAGACCTGAACCAGAGATCCATCATGGAGAACCCTGCCAACAGC ATCGAACAGCTTCTGTCCAACATCGGTGGCCAGCTGGGCCTGTGGATGAGCTGCTCCGTCGTCTGCGTCATTGAGATCATCGAGGTCTTCTTCATTGACTCCCTCTCCATCATTGCCCGCCACCAGTGGCACAAAGCCAAGGGGTGGTGGGCCCGGAGACGAGCACCCGCCTGCCCTGAGGCTCCCCGTGCCCCGCAGGGCCGGGATAACCCCAGCCTTGACATAGACGATGACCTGCCCACTTTCACCTCTGCCTTGAGTCTGCCTCCAGCCCCAGGGTCCCAGGTGCCTGGCACACCACCCCCCAGATACAACACCCTGCGCTTGGAGAGGGCCTTCTCCAGTCAGCTCACAGACACTCAGGTGCCTGCTGAGTCCTGA